One window from the genome of Methyloradius palustris encodes:
- a CDS encoding OmpA family protein, whose protein sequence is MKTRAIPLAIALIGSICAHGVYADPTMQNPTAPDQPLRSQTIPDFANETGKRVDNARVEVNGLPHPAEVESTIDYPLPSGVTRQMLATMKAGVDTLPTRQAEVVTKLLDNSGDAQFNSGKAELTTASQIYLDNLAESLRGKTGIRIDVSGHTDNQHLSANSRKIFGNNQGLSEARALAVASYLKNKLSLKDGQLALKGYGESRPLASNDTPAGMLQNRRVEIKIWFDEVIPEPVVVVPPVPRADCAAIASKRSNAPFRISVDGEPVALDDQPLEADRQRCTDVALEKADIQVRYDNLTNLPQMNAWATPNAVVRGEKVEFRAWANYLPWIKKAELRLFKPGQLTQENPLAVLPVSWNGVTSWQAPIDGPDQVMFLLRVYDNEGRYDESVLKPLELVTHTTAHSDLRPDKNESLIGYGENSLSLRNIPVKGGTVTVNGKNLQPGQTIEAFGLNIPVDSKGKFAMKQIMPGGPNTVEVKLTEPSGESTTFRRNLTIAEDDWFYVAMGDLTAGKNSVSGPAQLVTGDTQHYDGSTYVDGRGAFYLKGKVKGEYLLTASADTREQPLEHLFSNFAAKDPQYLLRNINPDLYYPVYGDDSTTVDDAPTQGKFYVKLARGDSHVMWGNFKTSWSGTELLQYSRGLYGANARYRSETTTSYGEKKTQVDAFAADPGTLGSRDEFRGTGGSLYYMRHQDITLGSERIWVETRDRDSGLVIDRKLLSPAQDYEINYLQGRITLQVPLNSTGSAPGLITTSTLNGNALYLVTTYEYVPGLTSVSNFSTGGRVSEWVNDNFQIGLTGYKQGEDTNKQSLQGIDTTLRYKPGTYIKLETAHSDGAGDGAQTSLDGGFGFSTLTATGGPASAYSVTGAVDLAEVTKDSKGKISAYAQQREAGFSAPGQITTNGEQVTQEGLKASIQITDKTQLEAKADIRDATSLSSQVAEVAVREQLDPTWQVGVGLRQDNRDVNIPNASQILSQTGNRTDAQIRLDYTPLKDDGMPGEKKDWNGYGYVQGTLAADGTRNENNRAGLGMSWRITDRIKMLAEASEGNMGPGVKLGTDYRLSDRHNAYASYIIESERPDSAYVGRQGTWVSGSSYRVTDEMRVFGETRSTQGAGPQSLINAFGLDFAANDYWNLGAKGEMGTVSDPLAGDLKRTAGSFSAAYKKDTTKYSGNIELRDEKSNISGERTTWLLRNTLGYQATKEWRLLGKLNWSVSNNTQGAFYDGDYHEIVSGAAYRPVTNDRWNTLFKYTNFYNLPSPGQLSPSGITADYAQRSQVFSVDTIYDVRPWLSLGAKYAFRIGELKDNKVNGEWFSSQADLLILRADWHFVKEWDAVAELRNLRATEAQDSRAGTLLAIYRHMAKGVKAGVGYNFTNYSDDLTNLSYRSNGWFVNVLGTF, encoded by the coding sequence ATGAAAACACGTGCCATCCCACTAGCAATTGCACTCATCGGCTCTATTTGCGCGCATGGCGTTTATGCTGACCCGACGATGCAGAACCCAACAGCGCCAGATCAGCCCTTGCGCAGCCAGACCATCCCAGACTTTGCCAATGAAACAGGTAAACGTGTAGATAATGCGCGGGTAGAAGTGAACGGCTTGCCACATCCAGCTGAAGTCGAGAGTACGATTGATTATCCGCTACCGTCTGGTGTCACCCGCCAGATGTTGGCAACCATGAAAGCTGGAGTTGATACTTTGCCGACTCGCCAGGCCGAGGTCGTCACCAAGCTACTGGATAACTCTGGCGATGCCCAATTCAACTCTGGTAAAGCCGAGCTTACAACAGCTTCACAGATTTACCTGGATAATTTGGCCGAATCGCTCAGAGGCAAGACTGGCATTCGTATTGATGTGTCTGGGCACACCGATAACCAGCATCTATCTGCTAACAGTCGCAAGATTTTTGGTAACAACCAGGGCCTGTCAGAAGCACGCGCCTTGGCGGTTGCCAGTTACCTCAAGAACAAGCTGAGCCTTAAAGATGGGCAGCTGGCACTTAAAGGCTATGGTGAAAGTCGTCCACTGGCCAGCAATGATACGCCTGCTGGCATGCTGCAAAACCGCCGTGTGGAAATCAAGATTTGGTTTGATGAAGTCATCCCCGAGCCAGTAGTGGTTGTACCGCCAGTACCACGTGCAGATTGTGCGGCCATAGCTAGCAAGCGTAGCAACGCGCCTTTCCGCATCAGTGTGGATGGCGAACCTGTCGCATTGGATGACCAACCACTGGAAGCCGATCGCCAGCGTTGTACCGATGTTGCGCTTGAGAAAGCAGATATCCAGGTACGTTACGACAACCTGACCAACCTGCCACAGATGAATGCATGGGCAACACCGAATGCTGTAGTTCGCGGTGAGAAAGTGGAGTTCCGTGCCTGGGCCAATTACCTGCCGTGGATCAAGAAAGCAGAATTGCGCCTGTTTAAACCAGGGCAACTCACGCAGGAAAATCCGCTGGCCGTGCTACCAGTCAGCTGGAATGGCGTCACCAGCTGGCAGGCACCGATTGATGGGCCAGACCAGGTCATGTTCCTGTTGCGCGTTTATGATAATGAAGGCCGTTATGATGAAAGCGTGCTGAAGCCACTAGAGTTAGTGACGCACACAACCGCACATAGCGATTTACGTCCAGACAAAAATGAATCGCTGATTGGCTATGGTGAGAACAGCTTAAGTTTGCGCAACATCCCAGTCAAAGGCGGTACGGTGACGGTAAATGGCAAGAACTTGCAACCAGGCCAAACCATTGAGGCATTTGGGCTCAATATCCCGGTGGATTCAAAAGGCAAGTTCGCCATGAAACAGATCATGCCGGGCGGGCCTAATACGGTAGAAGTTAAACTCACTGAGCCTAGTGGTGAATCCACCACCTTCCGCCGTAACCTGACGATAGCCGAAGACGACTGGTTTTACGTAGCCATGGGTGACCTCACCGCTGGTAAAAACAGCGTGAGCGGCCCTGCACAACTGGTGACTGGCGATACCCAGCATTACGATGGCTCAACTTATGTTGATGGGCGCGGCGCGTTCTACCTCAAAGGCAAGGTCAAGGGCGAGTACCTGCTGACTGCCTCTGCGGATACACGAGAACAGCCATTAGAGCATTTGTTCTCCAACTTCGCGGCAAAAGACCCGCAGTATCTGCTGCGCAATATCAACCCTGACCTGTATTATCCAGTATATGGCGATGACAGCACCACGGTGGACGACGCGCCTACGCAAGGCAAGTTCTACGTCAAACTGGCACGTGGTGACTCTCATGTGATGTGGGGTAATTTCAAGACCTCATGGAGCGGAACCGAGCTATTGCAATATTCGCGTGGCCTCTATGGTGCGAATGCGCGTTATCGCTCAGAAACGACCACCAGCTATGGCGAGAAAAAGACACAAGTGGATGCATTTGCCGCCGACCCAGGCACCCTGGGTTCACGCGATGAATTCCGTGGCACAGGCGGCTCGCTCTATTATATGCGCCACCAGGATATTACGCTTGGCTCTGAGCGCATCTGGGTAGAAACGCGTGACCGTGACTCTGGCCTGGTAATAGACCGCAAACTGCTGTCACCCGCGCAGGACTACGAAATCAATTACCTGCAAGGTCGCATTACATTACAAGTGCCACTCAATTCGACAGGTTCGGCACCTGGTCTGATCACGACATCTACGCTGAATGGTAATGCCCTGTATCTGGTAACCACATACGAATATGTCCCCGGGCTGACTTCAGTGAGCAACTTTTCCACTGGGGGCCGTGTCAGCGAGTGGGTCAATGACAATTTCCAGATCGGCCTGACAGGTTACAAGCAGGGAGAAGATACCAACAAGCAAAGCCTGCAGGGCATTGATACCACGCTGCGCTATAAACCAGGCACCTATATCAAACTGGAAACCGCACACTCAGACGGTGCTGGAGATGGCGCCCAAACCTCGCTGGATGGTGGTTTCGGCTTTAGCACGCTTACTGCCACAGGTGGGCCGGCTTCAGCCTACAGCGTAACAGGTGCTGTTGACCTGGCAGAAGTGACCAAAGACAGCAAAGGCAAAATCAGCGCCTATGCGCAACAACGCGAGGCTGGATTCTCAGCCCCTGGCCAGATCACGACCAATGGTGAGCAAGTCACGCAAGAAGGATTGAAAGCCAGCATCCAGATCACGGATAAAACCCAACTTGAAGCCAAGGCTGATATTCGTGATGCGACTTCACTGAGCAGCCAGGTAGCTGAAGTCGCGGTGCGTGAACAACTCGACCCAACCTGGCAGGTAGGCGTTGGCTTGCGGCAGGATAATCGCGATGTGAATATCCCCAATGCCAGCCAGATACTTTCGCAAACAGGTAACCGCACCGATGCACAGATCAGGCTGGATTACACGCCGCTAAAAGATGACGGCATGCCGGGCGAGAAAAAAGACTGGAATGGCTATGGTTATGTTCAGGGCACACTGGCCGCAGATGGTACACGGAATGAAAACAATCGTGCTGGTCTAGGCATGAGCTGGCGCATCACTGACCGCATCAAGATGCTGGCTGAAGCTTCTGAAGGCAATATGGGCCCAGGGGTAAAACTGGGTACAGATTACCGCCTGTCAGACCGCCACAATGCATATGCCAGCTACATCATTGAAAGTGAACGTCCAGATAGCGCCTATGTAGGCAGACAAGGCACATGGGTCTCTGGTTCTTCCTACCGCGTAACAGATGAAATGCGTGTGTTCGGCGAAACCCGCTCCACACAAGGCGCTGGGCCACAAAGCCTGATCAACGCTTTTGGTCTGGATTTTGCGGCCAATGATTACTGGAATTTGGGAGCTAAAGGCGAGATGGGCACAGTATCCGACCCACTTGCTGGCGACCTGAAACGCACCGCAGGCAGCTTCTCTGCCGCGTATAAAAAGGACACCACCAAGTACAGCGGCAATATTGAATTGCGCGATGAAAAAAGCAATATATCCGGTGAACGTACCACCTGGTTATTGCGTAACACGCTGGGCTATCAAGCTACTAAGGAATGGCGTCTGTTAGGTAAGCTTAACTGGTCTGTGTCCAATAATACGCAAGGTGCATTTTATGACGGCGATTACCACGAGATTGTAAGTGGCGCAGCTTATCGCCCAGTGACCAATGACCGTTGGAATACGCTATTCAAGTACACCAATTTCTATAACCTGCCCTCACCTGGGCAATTATCGCCTAGCGGCATCACTGCAGATTACGCACAGCGCAGCCAAGTATTCTCTGTCGATACCATTTACGATGTACGCCCATGGCTATCGTTGGGCGCCAAGTACGCATTCCGTATTGGCGAGCTCAAAGACAACAAGGTCAATGGCGAGTGGTTCTCCAGCCAGGCAGATTTGCTGATACTGCGCGCAGACTGGCATTTTGTAAAAGAGTGGGATGCAGTAGCCGAATTGCGCAATCTACGTGCTACAGAAGCACAAGATTCAAGAGCTGGAACCTTGCTCGCGATTTATCGCCACATGGCGAAGGGAGTAAAAGCTGGCGTGGGCTACAATTTCACCAATTACTCAGACGACCTGACCAACCTCTCATACCGCAGCAATGGCTGGTTTGTGAACGTACTCGGAACCTTCTAA
- a CDS encoding beta strand repeat-containing protein, which translates to MNISRPSVDQSTRARSKWLLQSLTIKASRFILLGLLALVALPAYAATDLLISTFTDSPDPAARGGTITYTIVASNNGSDPASNVTVTIPLPLTTTYEGATMSGGTCPAAGTVTAGNDIVCTLTGNLAGSGSNTNISLLVATTATTGNTINMSATAATSTAESNSGNNTSTQNTTINNGADLRLTSLNGTPDPVNGGSNITWAIAGGNQGPNDATNSTVKVTLPGSLSFVSGSGGGFSCSAAGQDVTCTGPVLANGDTFSGLNLVTKVTAGSGNAAITPLISSTVADPNPNNNSLTGSVAISPGADLQITQGTPSQSPAISNTDVTFSVQATNQGPSDATNGITVTYQLPAAFTFVSATPTGANWNACTVSGSNLVTCVNTGNYTVGLTDSISIVATAPTVTSVQTFNNIQATIAHNAGNPADPVSSNNTASINLNVSPNGAGLTLNKSRTPNPVAEGQNITSTIRVGNQGPLPASANTIEVTDTINTADENFVSFSTTTDWSCDNVVTPPNTLNPAATTVTCTYKNPLASGANATLTIITKSLVKGAAYTATNNAGVSCVAGSQCWFPGGQTTSANVSVTQATNSVDLAVTKTVSTTGGTNASLESNESTMTYTVVLRNNSTTVDAQDIVIRDPIPGYRSDTPSAAAATIIATNYTQGSTAAFTCAMDASQTTVLVCTQNSGVLKNGDTVTFTIPVSRNLNSGSFTNTATATSTTQGDTNTSNNSASVAVQIAPIADVEMVSKILTPSTTKAGTDATYVLTFRNNGPSQAANVSVTDTFTVAAADPGFTVISITPTNWTSGAPTCTGLTAGQSYGAGSTPTLTCTGTTLNSGEQRTVQIVVRPNWKSGQSADWTIPNTASITTSTAENINGTDGGNNSKTALLTVQAASVDLLINNNDNVDPLGYDASNSGNNAQNDVIYTINTVNNGPSLATGVRFTYAITPATGKTVRFLGDSAVAGPPSGSICNNIGSEVTGPNTLTISCVYTGTDSNLDNGASRNRYLSVRMLSTPASGGDIENSIATVFANETDSNSSNNTETETTTVRSDIAPNNLSLSGKVFIDPNDNGIQNTGEVGISGVTITLSGTTSTGVDVCTLITCTVQTAGDGSYIFTGLPTSNATGYRLVESQPSGYTDGKDQVGSLGSITPTRTAGTIINAGTDSFIVALTGAISGSGYNFGESTPAGGFASISGHVWLDNNHDRKFDTSTDTAQSGWIVELLLNNTLVTSTTTETSGNDIGSYSFTGLAPGTGYQVRFRNPNTGVLYGRPVTNEDANGNNPGSANTRDGTLNDITLAPGQDLVQQSLPLDPSGLVYNSVTRLPVAGAVVTISGPAGFDAATGLVGGIANQTQTTGIDGRYTFLLIPKVPVPGDQGAPDGVYTITVTSVPSGFAAAPSTIIPVCNTSVPLNVGSIPSVALVQQSASPPTTSVIDNPATCAVSTDSTFANGSGLVTTRYYFTFNLTSASSNVVNNNIPIDPILGGSVIVTKTTPLVNVTKGDLVPYTITVKNSLATVINVQDRIPPGFKYRTGSATVNGVAIEPTAAGRDLTWVNQSFTAGETKTYKLILIVGTGVGEGEYINQAWALNGATGTLLSNVAAATVRVTPDPTFDCSDIIGKVFDDQNANGYQDEGEPGIANVRVVTVRGLLVTTDPEGRFHVACADIPQADHGANFVMKLDERTLPSGYRLTTENPRDVRVTRGKMVKLNFGATVHRVVRLDLNGAAFAPNQTELLPEWQQALEGMPDRLASRPSVLRIAYNSGSDDPALCKKRLEAVAKKMDKLWKDKQKGGGANAPLYPLVIETAVEAQQ; encoded by the coding sequence ATCCACCGCAGAAAGCAACTCAGGCAATAACACCTCCACCCAAAATACAACCATTAACAATGGGGCTGATTTACGCTTAACCTCACTTAATGGCACGCCCGACCCAGTGAATGGCGGCAGCAATATTACCTGGGCGATTGCAGGTGGCAATCAAGGGCCTAATGATGCAACAAACTCCACGGTCAAAGTAACACTCCCTGGCTCGCTATCGTTTGTTTCGGGAAGTGGCGGCGGCTTTAGCTGTTCAGCAGCAGGTCAAGATGTTACTTGTACAGGCCCAGTATTGGCGAATGGCGATACTTTCAGTGGTCTTAACCTAGTCACTAAAGTAACCGCAGGCTCAGGTAATGCAGCGATTACTCCACTCATTAGTTCTACAGTGGCTGACCCCAACCCAAACAATAATAGTTTAACTGGTTCTGTTGCCATTAGCCCTGGTGCTGACTTGCAGATTACCCAAGGCACACCTAGCCAATCACCTGCTATATCAAACACAGATGTCACTTTCAGCGTGCAAGCTACCAATCAGGGGCCTAGTGATGCGACCAATGGCATTACCGTTACTTACCAGTTACCCGCAGCATTTACGTTTGTCTCAGCTACGCCAACTGGCGCCAATTGGAATGCTTGCACGGTTTCTGGCAGCAATCTGGTCACTTGCGTAAATACAGGCAACTACACTGTTGGGCTTACCGACAGTATCTCTATTGTAGCCACAGCGCCCACTGTAACAAGTGTCCAGACATTCAATAATATCCAGGCAACCATTGCGCACAATGCTGGTAATCCAGCTGACCCTGTCAGCAGCAACAACACAGCCAGCATCAATTTAAATGTTTCACCAAATGGGGCAGGCCTGACTTTAAACAAGTCACGTACGCCTAACCCGGTTGCTGAAGGCCAAAACATTACCAGCACAATCCGGGTTGGAAATCAGGGGCCATTACCTGCGAGTGCTAACACGATTGAAGTCACCGATACTATCAATACAGCTGATGAGAATTTTGTTAGTTTCTCAACTACTACTGACTGGAGTTGTGACAATGTAGTGACTCCGCCTAACACTCTGAATCCAGCAGCAACAACAGTTACTTGTACATATAAGAATCCTTTAGCAAGTGGCGCGAATGCCACCCTTACTATTATCACTAAATCGCTGGTCAAGGGTGCCGCTTATACAGCAACTAATAACGCTGGAGTTTCTTGCGTTGCTGGTTCTCAGTGCTGGTTCCCTGGTGGCCAAACCACCAGCGCAAACGTCAGCGTAACTCAAGCAACCAACTCCGTTGATCTTGCTGTAACTAAAACAGTCAGCACAACAGGCGGGACTAATGCCTCGCTAGAGTCTAACGAATCGACAATGACATATACCGTAGTGCTAAGAAACAATAGCACCACGGTTGATGCACAGGATATTGTGATTCGCGACCCGATTCCTGGTTACCGTAGTGATACACCTAGCGCAGCTGCTGCAACCATCATCGCAACAAATTACACCCAAGGCTCCACTGCTGCATTCACTTGTGCGATGGACGCATCACAGACTACGGTACTAGTATGTACGCAAAACTCTGGCGTACTAAAAAACGGAGATACTGTTACCTTCACCATCCCCGTCAGTCGCAATCTCAATAGCGGTTCATTTACTAATACCGCCACTGCTACCTCGACCACTCAAGGCGACACAAACACCTCCAATAATAGCGCTTCCGTAGCAGTACAGATTGCCCCAATCGCGGATGTAGAAATGGTTTCCAAAATATTAACGCCATCCACTACAAAAGCTGGCACCGATGCTACCTACGTTCTTACGTTCCGCAATAACGGCCCCTCACAAGCAGCCAATGTCTCTGTAACAGATACCTTTACCGTAGCAGCCGCTGACCCTGGTTTTACAGTGATTTCCATCACCCCAACCAATTGGACTTCTGGTGCACCAACATGTACTGGCTTAACGGCTGGGCAAAGCTACGGCGCTGGTAGCACGCCAACACTCACTTGCACTGGCACCACTCTTAATAGTGGCGAACAGCGTACGGTACAGATAGTGGTTAGACCTAACTGGAAAAGTGGTCAGAGTGCAGATTGGACAATTCCCAACACTGCCAGCATTACCACTAGCACTGCTGAAAACATTAACGGCACAGATGGCGGCAACAACAGCAAAACCGCTCTGCTGACTGTGCAAGCAGCGTCAGTTGATCTGTTAATCAATAATAACGACAACGTTGACCCGCTGGGTTATGACGCAAGCAACAGCGGCAATAACGCTCAGAATGACGTGATATATACCATCAACACGGTCAACAATGGCCCATCGCTTGCCACGGGGGTACGCTTCACCTACGCCATTACGCCTGCCACAGGCAAAACCGTTCGTTTCCTTGGCGATAGCGCAGTGGCTGGCCCTCCATCGGGAAGCATTTGTAACAATATTGGCAGTGAAGTGACTGGCCCTAATACGCTTACCATCAGTTGTGTGTATACGGGGACAGACAGCAACCTGGACAATGGTGCGAGCAGAAATCGTTACCTCTCAGTACGCATGCTTTCAACTCCAGCATCTGGTGGTGATATTGAGAACAGTATTGCCACCGTGTTCGCCAATGAAACAGATAGCAACTCCAGCAACAACACGGAAACCGAAACCACAACAGTACGTAGTGATATTGCGCCAAATAATTTATCACTGTCAGGCAAAGTATTTATCGACCCTAATGATAATGGCATCCAGAACACTGGCGAAGTCGGCATTTCTGGAGTAACGATTACGCTCTCTGGCACCACATCAACTGGTGTTGATGTGTGTACGTTAATAACTTGTACAGTCCAAACAGCAGGAGATGGTAGTTATATATTTACTGGTTTACCGACTTCAAACGCCACAGGCTATAGACTGGTGGAGTCACAACCTAGTGGCTATACCGATGGTAAAGACCAAGTAGGCAGCTTAGGTAGTATTACCCCAACAAGAACGGCTGGTACCATCATTAATGCTGGTACTGACAGTTTTATTGTCGCTTTGACGGGCGCAATTAGTGGCAGTGGTTACAATTTCGGTGAAAGCACACCCGCTGGTGGTTTTGCCAGCATTAGTGGGCATGTATGGCTGGATAACAACCACGATCGTAAGTTTGATACATCAACAGATACTGCACAAAGTGGCTGGATCGTTGAGCTATTGCTTAACAATACATTGGTAACGTCCACCACCACTGAGACTAGTGGCAACGATATTGGATCCTACTCATTCACAGGACTTGCCCCAGGTACTGGATACCAGGTACGTTTCCGCAATCCAAACACAGGCGTTCTTTATGGTCGTCCAGTAACTAACGAAGACGCTAATGGTAACAATCCTGGCAGTGCTAATACTAGAGATGGAACACTGAATGATATAACGCTTGCTCCTGGGCAAGACTTGGTACAACAAAGCTTGCCATTAGATCCATCTGGTCTCGTTTACAACTCAGTGACACGCTTACCTGTGGCCGGTGCAGTGGTTACAATTAGTGGCCCAGCAGGATTCGATGCTGCCACGGGATTGGTTGGCGGCATTGCCAATCAGACACAGACGACTGGTATTGATGGCCGTTATACCTTTCTACTCATCCCCAAAGTACCCGTTCCAGGAGATCAAGGAGCTCCTGACGGTGTATATACAATTACGGTGACAAGCGTGCCTTCTGGGTTCGCTGCTGCTCCATCTACCATCATCCCTGTTTGTAATACTAGCGTCCCACTAAATGTTGGTAGCATTCCATCTGTTGCACTCGTTCAACAGAGTGCCAGCCCACCGACTACAAGCGTGATTGATAATCCAGCAACGTGTGCTGTTTCGACGGACTCAACATTCGCAAATGGCTCTGGGCTTGTTACCACAAGGTACTACTTCACATTTAACCTGACTTCGGCATCGAGCAATGTAGTCAATAACAACATTCCAATCGATCCAATTTTGGGCGGTTCGGTCATCGTGACCAAAACCACACCGTTGGTAAATGTCACTAAAGGCGATCTGGTACCTTACACCATCACTGTAAAAAATAGCCTTGCGACAGTCATTAACGTACAAGACCGCATTCCGCCTGGCTTTAAGTATCGTACTGGCTCAGCTACAGTCAATGGCGTGGCGATAGAGCCGACAGCAGCAGGACGTGACTTAACTTGGGTCAACCAGTCATTCACTGCTGGTGAAACCAAAACTTACAAGCTGATCTTGATTGTGGGTACAGGTGTGGGTGAAGGTGAGTACATTAATCAAGCTTGGGCATTGAATGGCGCTACAGGGACGTTGCTTTCCAATGTCGCCGCTGCCACCGTTCGCGTCACTCCAGATCCGACCTTTGATTGCTCAGACATCATTGGCAAGGTATTTGATGACCAGAATGCCAATGGTTACCAGGATGAAGGCGAGCCAGGTATTGCTAACGTTCGTGTAGTCACAGTGCGTGGTTTACTGGTGACGACAGATCCTGAAGGCCGTTTCCATGTAGCCTGTGCTGATATTCCACAAGCTGATCACGGCGCTAATTTCGTGATGAAGCTGGATGAACGCACCCTGCCTTCTGGTTACCGCCTGACTACAGAAAACCCAAGAGATGTACGCGTAACACGCGGCAAGATGGTCAAGCTGAACTTTGGCGCTACCGTACATCGTGTCGTCAGGTTGGATTTGAATGGTGCAGCATTTGCGCCTAACCAGACTGAATTGTTACCCGAGTGGCAGCAAGCGCTTGAAGGCATGCCAGACCGCTTGGCATCCCGCCCTTCTGTTTTACGTATCGCGTATAACTCAGGCAGTGATGATCCTGCTTTATGCAAAAAACGCCTGGAAGCAGTGGCTAAGAAGATGGATAAGTTATGGAAAGATAAACAAAAAGGAGGGGGGGCGAACGCGCCGCTCTACCCACTTGTAATTGAAACAGCAGTGGAGGCACAACAATGA